Proteins co-encoded in one Quercus robur chromosome 8, dhQueRobu3.1, whole genome shotgun sequence genomic window:
- the LOC126696885 gene encoding WAT1-related protein At3g30340-like isoform X1, with protein MNCSREWKPVVIMLAVSFALAVVNLFLKKVLDEGMNQLIIVTYRQSIAAIFLAPIAYFWERKSRPELTARILFQFFLSALIGVTFTQYFFLLGLQYTSATFACAFLNMVPINTFLLALPFGLEKVNLKSKGGRAKVLGTLVCVSGALLLTLYKGMPLSKTHSQASTHITNHGMLIPATRERWAIGSIFLVAGSLMWSSWFLIQARIGKRYSCQYSSTAILNFFGAIQSCILSLIIKRNLAMWFLKGSLEILSVVYAGMVGSGLCYVAMSWCLKQRGPVFTSAFTPFIQIFVAIFDFSVLHEQMYLGSILGSILVISGMYVLLWGKSSEGAECAKQGQVAEEDPKCNPMLPVTNQPKGVVDQL; from the exons ATGAACTGCTCTAGAGAATGGAAGCCTGTAGTTATCATGTTAGCTGTTAGTTTTGCACTGGCTGTGGTGAATTTGTTTCTTAAGAAGGTTCTTGATGAAGGAATGAaccaattaattattgttacATACAGACAGTCAATTGCTGCTATTTTCTTGGCGCCCATTGCCTACTTCTGGGAAAG GAAAAGTAGACCAGAACTTACAGCTCgtatattatttcaatttttcttaagtGCTCTAATCGG AGTAACATTCACGCAATACTTCTTCCTTCTTGGACTCCAATACACATCTGCCACATTCGCCTGTGCTTTCTTGAACATGGTGCCTATTAACACATTTCTATTGGCACTTCCATTTGg TCTAGAGAAAGTAAACTTGAAAAGCAAAGGAGGGAGGGCTAAGGTGTTAGGTACTCTGGTATGCGTCAGTGGTGCTTTGTTATTAACCCTTTACAAAGGAATGCCCTTAAGCAAAACTCATTCACAAGCCTCAACTCACATAACAAACCATGGCATGTTGATTCCAGCTACAAGAGAGAGGTGGGCCATTGGTTCGATATTTTTGGTTGCAGGCTCCCTTATGTGGTCTTCATGGTTCCTCATACAAGCAAGGATTGGCAAAAGATATTCATGCCAATATTCAAGCACAGCAATTTTGAACTTCTTTGGTGCCATTCAGTCATGCATCTTGAGTTTGATCATCAAGAGGAACCTGGCCATGTGGTTTTTGAAAGGTAGTTTAGAGATACTAAGTGTCGTGTATGCT GGGATGGTGGGATCAGGCTTGTGCTATGTGGCAATGTCATGGTGTCTCAAACAAAGAGGTCCAGTCTTCACATCAGCATTTACCCCCTTCATACAGATATTTGTGGCCATCTTTGATTTCTCTGTCTTGCATGAACAAATGTACCTTGGAAG TATCTTGGGATCTATCCTAGTTATAAGTGGCATGTATGTTCTTTTATGGGGCAAAAGCAGTGAGGGAGCAGAATGTGCGAAGCAAGGCCAAGTAGCTGAAGAAGATccaaaatgtaatccaatgttACCTGTCACAAATCAACCCAAAGGTGTCGTTGACCAGTTATGA
- the LOC126696885 gene encoding WAT1-related protein At3g30340-like isoform X2, producing MNCSREWKPVVIMLAVSFALAVVNLFLKKVLDEGMNQLIIVTYRQSIAAIFLAPIAYFWERVTFTQYFFLLGLQYTSATFACAFLNMVPINTFLLALPFGLEKVNLKSKGGRAKVLGTLVCVSGALLLTLYKGMPLSKTHSQASTHITNHGMLIPATRERWAIGSIFLVAGSLMWSSWFLIQARIGKRYSCQYSSTAILNFFGAIQSCILSLIIKRNLAMWFLKGSLEILSVVYAGMVGSGLCYVAMSWCLKQRGPVFTSAFTPFIQIFVAIFDFSVLHEQMYLGSILGSILVISGMYVLLWGKSSEGAECAKQGQVAEEDPKCNPMLPVTNQPKGVVDQL from the exons ATGAACTGCTCTAGAGAATGGAAGCCTGTAGTTATCATGTTAGCTGTTAGTTTTGCACTGGCTGTGGTGAATTTGTTTCTTAAGAAGGTTCTTGATGAAGGAATGAaccaattaattattgttacATACAGACAGTCAATTGCTGCTATTTTCTTGGCGCCCATTGCCTACTTCTGGGAAAG AGTAACATTCACGCAATACTTCTTCCTTCTTGGACTCCAATACACATCTGCCACATTCGCCTGTGCTTTCTTGAACATGGTGCCTATTAACACATTTCTATTGGCACTTCCATTTGg TCTAGAGAAAGTAAACTTGAAAAGCAAAGGAGGGAGGGCTAAGGTGTTAGGTACTCTGGTATGCGTCAGTGGTGCTTTGTTATTAACCCTTTACAAAGGAATGCCCTTAAGCAAAACTCATTCACAAGCCTCAACTCACATAACAAACCATGGCATGTTGATTCCAGCTACAAGAGAGAGGTGGGCCATTGGTTCGATATTTTTGGTTGCAGGCTCCCTTATGTGGTCTTCATGGTTCCTCATACAAGCAAGGATTGGCAAAAGATATTCATGCCAATATTCAAGCACAGCAATTTTGAACTTCTTTGGTGCCATTCAGTCATGCATCTTGAGTTTGATCATCAAGAGGAACCTGGCCATGTGGTTTTTGAAAGGTAGTTTAGAGATACTAAGTGTCGTGTATGCT GGGATGGTGGGATCAGGCTTGTGCTATGTGGCAATGTCATGGTGTCTCAAACAAAGAGGTCCAGTCTTCACATCAGCATTTACCCCCTTCATACAGATATTTGTGGCCATCTTTGATTTCTCTGTCTTGCATGAACAAATGTACCTTGGAAG TATCTTGGGATCTATCCTAGTTATAAGTGGCATGTATGTTCTTTTATGGGGCAAAAGCAGTGAGGGAGCAGAATGTGCGAAGCAAGGCCAAGTAGCTGAAGAAGATccaaaatgtaatccaatgttACCTGTCACAAATCAACCCAAAGGTGTCGTTGACCAGTTATGA